From one Nocardioides scoriae genomic stretch:
- the egtD gene encoding L-histidine N(alpha)-methyltransferase yields MTVTDPLVLLDPEALAGQLAVDVRAGLLARPRTLPPKYFYDAHGSRLFDEITRLPEYYPTRAERAVLEEHADDVAAATGAQSLVELGSGTSEKTRLLLDALDRAGTLRRFVPFDVDPAILREAAAAVSAELPGVDVAPVVGDFEHHLDQLPRDPRRLVAFLGSTIGNLDPDQRAGFLAGVRSTLVDGDAFLLGTDLVKPEARLVAAYDDAQGVTAAFDKNVLTVIDRELDADFDLDDFAHRAVWVPEHERIEMRLESLRDQRVRIGALDLEIDLVAGEQIRTEISSKFRREGVERELAAAGLRLTHWWTDAPGDFALSLSVPV; encoded by the coding sequence GTGACCGTGACCGACCCGCTCGTGCTGCTCGACCCGGAGGCGCTGGCCGGCCAGCTGGCGGTCGACGTCCGGGCCGGCCTGCTGGCGCGGCCCCGCACGCTGCCGCCGAAGTACTTCTACGACGCCCACGGCAGCCGCCTGTTCGACGAGATCACGCGGCTGCCGGAGTACTACCCGACCCGCGCCGAGCGGGCGGTCCTCGAGGAGCACGCCGACGACGTCGCCGCCGCGACCGGGGCGCAGTCCCTGGTCGAGCTCGGCAGCGGCACCTCGGAGAAGACCCGGCTGCTGCTCGACGCGCTGGACCGCGCCGGCACGCTGCGGCGCTTCGTGCCCTTCGACGTCGACCCCGCCATCCTGCGCGAGGCCGCAGCCGCCGTCTCCGCGGAGCTCCCGGGCGTCGACGTCGCGCCGGTCGTGGGCGACTTCGAGCACCACCTCGACCAGCTGCCGCGCGACCCGCGGCGGCTGGTGGCGTTCCTCGGCTCCACCATCGGCAACCTCGACCCCGACCAGCGGGCCGGCTTCCTGGCGGGCGTGCGCAGCACCCTCGTCGACGGCGACGCGTTCCTGCTCGGCACCGACCTGGTCAAGCCGGAGGCCCGGCTGGTGGCGGCGTACGACGACGCGCAGGGGGTCACCGCCGCCTTCGACAAGAACGTGCTGACGGTCATCGACCGGGAGCTCGACGCCGACTTCGACCTCGACGACTTCGCGCACCGCGCGGTGTGGGTGCCCGAGCACGAGCGGATCGAGATGCGCCTGGAGTCGCTGCGCGACCAGCGGGTCCGCATCGGCGCCCTCGACCTCGAGATCGACCTGGTGGCGGGGGAGCAGATCCGCACCGAGATCTCCTCCAAGTTCCGCCGCGAGGGGGTCGAGCGCGAGCTGGCGGCCGCCGGGCTGCGGCTGACGCACTGGTGGACCGACGCGCCCGGTGACTTCGCGCTGTCCCTTTCGGTGCCCGTCTGA
- the egtC gene encoding ergothioneine biosynthesis protein EgtC, with product MCRHLAWLGEPRSLADLVLAPEHGLLRQSYQPRRQSHGLMNADGWGVGFHVPGRDEPSRWRSSRPLWSATSFASVAPVLSSGSVLAAVRSATAGMPLDESAAAPFARGRWLLSHNGRVERAVLPSSAEAESVCDSAVLAAHVLAEEPTAARLGEVVRDVAGRDPAARLSLLLLDGERILATTWGDALSYRLDDSGVLVASEPSDDGPGWVDVPDHHLVEATREGVVVTPLDPPGDQP from the coding sequence GTGTGCCGACACCTCGCGTGGCTGGGTGAGCCGCGCTCGCTCGCGGACCTGGTGCTCGCGCCGGAGCACGGCCTGCTGCGCCAGAGCTACCAGCCGCGGCGCCAGTCCCACGGCCTGATGAACGCCGACGGCTGGGGCGTGGGCTTCCACGTCCCGGGACGCGACGAGCCGTCGCGGTGGCGCTCGTCGCGGCCGCTGTGGAGCGCGACGTCCTTCGCCTCGGTCGCCCCGGTGCTCTCCTCGGGCTCGGTGCTCGCCGCGGTCCGCTCGGCCACCGCCGGCATGCCGCTCGACGAGTCGGCCGCCGCGCCGTTCGCCCGTGGCCGGTGGCTGCTCTCGCACAACGGCCGGGTCGAGCGCGCCGTCCTCCCGTCCAGCGCCGAGGCGGAGTCGGTGTGCGACTCGGCCGTCCTGGCCGCCCACGTGCTCGCCGAGGAGCCGACGGCCGCGCGGCTGGGCGAGGTCGTGCGCGACGTCGCCGGGCGCGACCCCGCCGCCCGGCTGAGCCTGCTGCTGCTCGACGGCGAGCGCATCCTGGCCACGACCTGGGGCGACGCGCTGTCCTACCGGCTCGACGACTCCGGCGTGCTCGTGGCCAGCGAGCCCTCCGACGACGGCCCGGGCTGGGTCGACGTGCCCGACCACCACCTGGTGGAGGCGACCCGCGAGGGCGTCGTCGTCACCCCCCTCGACCCACCGGGAGACCAGCCGTGA
- the egtB gene encoding ergothioneine biosynthesis protein EgtB produces the protein MPEIRPGTRPGTAPDTAELTFRALDAARSRTLALTDLDEAELTAQHSPLMSPLVWDLAHIGQQEDLWLLRGGNAAAQGLLSCRVEQLYDAFEHPRASRVALPLLGPGEARAYLADVRGRVLDGLGRLRGDSAEELFPARMVEQHEQQHVETMLATHQLRRGAPLLGSGAPLPPARPVPHDAVLVPGGPFELGVDGHDEPWSLDNERPAHVVDVATFRIGRVPVTNAEWAQFVAAGGYDEPRWWSERGWAHRQEAGLERPLFWQPDGSRRRFGHVEELPADEPVQHVDHFEAEAYAAWAGARLPTEQEWEKACVWDPALGRRRRWPWGDEDWTPERANLGGTALRPAPVGSYAAGASAYGVEQLMGDVWEWTSSSFEPWPGFETMLYAQYSAPFFGGDYRVLRGGSWAVDAGAVRPSFRNWDHPYRRQIFTGVRLAWDA, from the coding sequence GTGCCTGAGATCCGCCCTGGGACCCGACCCGGGACCGCCCCCGACACCGCCGAGCTGACCTTCCGCGCCCTCGACGCCGCCCGCTCCCGCACCCTGGCCCTCACCGACCTCGACGAGGCCGAGCTGACCGCCCAGCACAGCCCCCTGATGAGCCCGCTGGTCTGGGACCTGGCGCACATCGGCCAGCAGGAGGACCTGTGGCTGCTGCGCGGCGGCAACGCCGCGGCCCAGGGGCTGCTGTCGTGCCGCGTGGAGCAGCTCTACGACGCCTTCGAGCACCCGCGGGCCTCCCGCGTGGCGCTGCCGCTGCTGGGACCGGGGGAGGCGCGCGCCTACCTCGCCGACGTCCGGGGCCGCGTGCTCGACGGGCTCGGGCGGCTGCGCGGCGACAGCGCCGAGGAGCTGTTCCCCGCGCGGATGGTCGAGCAGCACGAGCAGCAGCACGTCGAGACCATGCTCGCCACCCACCAGCTGCGCCGGGGCGCGCCGCTCCTCGGAAGCGGCGCTCCGCTGCCGCCGGCGCGGCCCGTGCCCCACGACGCGGTGCTGGTGCCGGGCGGTCCCTTCGAGCTCGGCGTCGACGGCCACGACGAGCCGTGGTCGCTGGACAACGAGCGCCCCGCCCACGTCGTCGACGTGGCGACCTTCCGGATCGGGCGGGTGCCGGTCACCAACGCCGAGTGGGCGCAGTTCGTCGCCGCCGGCGGGTACGACGAGCCCCGGTGGTGGTCCGAGCGCGGCTGGGCGCACCGCCAGGAGGCCGGCCTCGAACGCCCCCTGTTCTGGCAGCCCGACGGCTCGCGCCGCCGCTTCGGCCACGTGGAGGAGCTCCCGGCCGACGAGCCCGTGCAGCACGTCGACCACTTCGAGGCCGAGGCGTACGCCGCGTGGGCCGGCGCCCGGCTCCCCACCGAGCAGGAGTGGGAGAAGGCCTGCGTGTGGGACCCCGCCCTCGGTCGGCGGCGCCGTTGGCCGTGGGGCGACGAGGACTGGACCCCCGAGCGGGCCAACCTCGGCGGCACGGCGCTGCGGCCGGCCCCGGTCGGCAGCTACGCCGCAGGCGCGTCGGCGTACGGCGTGGAGCAGCTGATGGGCGACGTCTGGGAGTGGACCAGCTCGTCGTTCGAGCCGTGGCCCGGCTTCGAGACGATGCTCTACGCGCAGTACAGCGCGCCCTTCTTCGGGGGCGACTACCGCGTGCTGCGGGGCGGCTCCTGGGCCGTCGACGCGGGTGCGGTGCGGCCGTCGTTCCGCAACTGGGACCACCCCTACCGGCGCCAGATCTTCACCGGCGTGCGCCTGGCCTGGGACGCCTGA
- the egtA gene encoding ergothioneine biosynthesis glutamate--cysteine ligase EgtA — MTTQEQAHERHAPDCGAAAPERVLARRTLPHADLLLTADDPVAAALDHVASTALTEDTGGRVGLELELHLVDLARPSRRPIWGEVRHLVDGLDPMPMGSSVTIEPGGQVELSTPPGDDAVLAIAALGLDRESLRTQLAEAGFGAAPIGTDPARPSRRINPAPRYSAMERHFDALGCAGAGKQMMTSTAALQVNLDAGPAAEWSCRLAHLRALVPVLVAASSTSPWLAGETSGWHSMRQGVWDGIDHGRSDPFPAGPPAQAWAAYALDAPLMLLLDDGVLRGVTERVSFRQWLEGTAPFDRRPVVADLDYHLTTLFPPVRPRGYLEVRCLDALPDRWWPAVAAMTATLVDDPIAADAARELCEPVAEQWEVAARDGLADERVRRAVLGCVEVAVRRGPTELSTELEALHALFDSGSSPADELRRRVEQVGPLAVLREEAGA, encoded by the coding sequence ATGACGACCCAGGAGCAGGCCCACGAGCGGCACGCACCCGACTGCGGTGCAGCGGCGCCGGAACGGGTGCTCGCCCGGCGGACCCTGCCGCACGCCGACCTGCTGCTGACGGCCGACGACCCCGTCGCCGCCGCGCTCGACCACGTCGCGTCGACCGCGCTCACCGAGGACACCGGTGGCCGGGTGGGGCTCGAGCTCGAGCTGCACCTCGTCGACCTCGCGCGCCCGTCGCGCCGCCCGATCTGGGGCGAGGTGCGCCACCTCGTCGACGGGCTCGACCCGATGCCCATGGGCAGCAGCGTCACGATCGAGCCCGGCGGCCAGGTCGAGCTCTCGACGCCCCCGGGCGACGACGCCGTGCTCGCGATCGCCGCGCTCGGCCTCGACCGGGAGTCGCTGCGCACCCAGCTGGCCGAGGCCGGCTTCGGAGCGGCGCCGATCGGCACCGACCCGGCCCGGCCCTCGCGGCGCATCAACCCCGCCCCGCGCTACAGCGCGATGGAGCGCCACTTCGACGCCCTGGGCTGCGCCGGCGCCGGCAAGCAGATGATGACCTCCACAGCGGCCCTGCAGGTCAACCTCGACGCGGGTCCGGCGGCCGAGTGGTCGTGCCGGCTGGCCCACCTGCGGGCGCTGGTGCCGGTGCTGGTGGCCGCCTCCTCGACCTCTCCCTGGCTGGCCGGCGAGACGTCGGGCTGGCACTCGATGCGCCAGGGCGTGTGGGACGGCATCGACCACGGGCGCAGCGACCCGTTCCCGGCCGGTCCGCCGGCGCAGGCCTGGGCGGCGTACGCCCTCGACGCGCCGCTCATGCTGCTCCTGGACGACGGGGTGCTGCGCGGCGTCACCGAGCGGGTGAGCTTCCGCCAGTGGCTGGAGGGCACGGCGCCGTTCGACCGCCGCCCGGTCGTGGCCGACCTCGACTACCACCTCACGACGCTGTTCCCGCCGGTGCGGCCGCGCGGCTACCTCGAGGTCCGCTGCCTCGACGCCCTGCCCGACCGCTGGTGGCCGGCGGTCGCCGCGATGACGGCCACCCTGGTCGACGACCCGATCGCCGCCGACGCCGCGCGCGAGCTGTGCGAGCCGGTGGCCGAGCAGTGGGAGGTCGCCGCCCGCGACGGCCTCGCCGACGAGCGGGTGCGCCGCGCCGTCCTCGGCTGCGTGGAGGTCGCCGTCCGGCGTGGGCCGACCGAGCTCTCCACCGAGCTGGAGGCCCTGCACGCGCTCTTCGACTCCGGGAGCAGCCCCGCCGACGAGCTGCGCCGACGCGTCGAGCAGGTGGGCCCGCTCGCCGTCCTGCGGGAGGAAGCCGGTGCCTGA
- a CDS encoding aminotransferase class V-fold PLP-dependent enzyme: protein MSEPTTSGTTSWDDWAAARPRGATLHLDSASAGRSSAAVLDAVAAHLRAEARDGGYVAAEHAAPVVEQARADTAALLGTDAAGVAFVESATAALDVLLDVWPLPEHARVGTTASSWGPNVELVEHRGHRPELLPVDDLGVLDLDTLEVRLRQDPPDVLLLDLVAAHRGLVQPAREAVEVAHAHGVAVWVDAAQGIGHVDATSGADASLATSRKWLTGPRGVGMVAVAPSWRDRLRVRPLAKQPGSTPVQRLESGEAHVAGRVGLGVALRELHDLGPARVHARLAEVGARVREAVAGLPGWEVVLPQAPAGALTAVAPTAGQDVVAVQARLLHDHGVLTTVCLPWRAPSDDAVAAWPVLRVSPHLDLSDDDLERLVAGLLAAGPDRGARP, encoded by the coding sequence GTGAGCGAGCCCACGACCTCCGGCACCACGTCCTGGGACGACTGGGCCGCGGCCCGCCCCCGCGGGGCGACGCTGCACCTCGACAGCGCCTCGGCCGGCCGGTCGTCGGCGGCGGTCCTCGACGCGGTCGCCGCGCACCTGCGCGCCGAGGCCCGCGACGGCGGCTACGTGGCCGCCGAGCACGCGGCGCCGGTGGTCGAGCAGGCGCGGGCCGACACCGCCGCGCTGCTCGGCACCGATGCCGCGGGGGTGGCGTTCGTGGAGAGCGCGACCGCCGCCCTCGACGTCCTGCTCGACGTCTGGCCGCTGCCGGAGCACGCGCGGGTGGGCACCACGGCGTCGTCCTGGGGGCCCAACGTGGAGCTGGTCGAGCACCGCGGCCACCGGCCCGAGCTGCTGCCGGTGGACGACCTCGGGGTGCTCGACCTCGACACGCTGGAGGTCCGGCTCCGGCAGGACCCGCCCGACGTGCTGCTGCTCGACCTGGTGGCGGCGCACCGCGGGCTGGTGCAGCCGGCCCGGGAGGCGGTCGAGGTGGCGCACGCGCACGGCGTGGCGGTCTGGGTCGACGCCGCCCAGGGCATCGGGCACGTCGACGCGACCAGCGGGGCCGATGCCTCGCTGGCCACCAGCCGCAAGTGGCTGACCGGTCCGCGGGGCGTGGGCATGGTGGCCGTCGCCCCGTCCTGGCGCGACCGGCTGCGGGTCCGGCCCCTGGCCAAGCAGCCCGGGTCGACGCCGGTGCAGCGGCTGGAGTCGGGGGAGGCCCACGTCGCCGGACGGGTCGGGCTGGGGGTCGCGCTGCGCGAGCTCCACGACCTCGGTCCGGCGCGGGTCCACGCCCGGCTGGCCGAGGTCGGCGCCCGCGTCCGCGAGGCCGTGGCCGGTCTGCCCGGGTGGGAGGTCGTGCTGCCCCAGGCCCCGGCCGGGGCGCTGACGGCCGTCGCGCCGACGGCGGGCCAGGACGTCGTCGCCGTCCAGGCCCGGCTGCTGCACGACCACGGCGTCCTCACGACCGTCTGCCTGCCCTGGCGGGCGCCGTCGGACGACGCGGTGGCGGCCTGGCCGGTGCTGCGGGTCAGCCCCCACCTCGACCTGTCGGACGACGACCTCGAGCGGCTCGTGGCCGGACTGCTCGCAGCAGGGCCGGACCGCGGCGCTCGCCCCTGA
- a CDS encoding gamma-glutamyl-gamma-aminobutyrate hydrolase family protein — protein MSAPLIGLTTYREPARWGVWDQLADLLPTSYALAVEVGGGVPVLLPPAMPYDEAAMAVVRRLDGLVVSGGADVDPALYDEPAHPATGAPRPDRDAWELALLRAAEDVDLPVLGVCRGLQVMAVAAGGSLVQHLPETLGTAAHDPGGDGFGDVAVRLDPTSTLARLLGAERTGVRCHHHQAVSTHPGLTPVAWADDGTVEALERPGDGFWLGVQWHPEVYGDADLFQALVRAASGTV, from the coding sequence GTGAGCGCCCCGCTGATCGGCCTGACCACCTACCGCGAGCCCGCGCGCTGGGGGGTCTGGGACCAGCTGGCCGACCTGCTGCCCACCTCCTACGCGCTGGCCGTGGAGGTGGGCGGCGGGGTGCCGGTGCTGCTCCCGCCCGCGATGCCGTACGACGAGGCCGCCATGGCCGTGGTGCGGCGCCTGGACGGGCTGGTCGTCTCCGGCGGGGCCGACGTCGACCCCGCGCTGTACGACGAGCCCGCCCACCCCGCGACGGGGGCGCCCCGCCCCGATCGCGACGCTTGGGAGCTGGCTCTGCTGCGGGCCGCCGAGGACGTCGACCTGCCGGTGCTCGGGGTGTGCCGCGGCCTGCAGGTGATGGCCGTGGCCGCCGGTGGCTCGCTGGTCCAGCACCTGCCCGAGACCCTCGGGACGGCCGCCCACGACCCCGGCGGCGACGGCTTCGGCGACGTCGCGGTGCGCCTCGACCCGACCAGCACGCTCGCGCGCCTGCTCGGGGCCGAGCGCACCGGCGTGCGGTGCCACCACCACCAGGCCGTCTCCACCCACCCCGGCCTGACCCCGGTGGCCTGGGCCGACGACGGCACCGTCGAGGCGCTCGAGCGCCCCGGCGACGGCTTCTGGCTGGGCGTGCAGTGGCACCCCGAGGTCTACGGCGACGCCGACCTGTTCCAGGCGCTGGTGCGGGCGGCCTCGGGGACGGTCTAG
- a CDS encoding 3-oxoacyl-ACP reductase: protein MAGRLDGKVAVVTGGCSGIGLATVQRFVEEGAKVVIGDIDDRRGHEVVGQLGGTDLVTYVRVDVTDKEQVDALFKTAKDTYGSVDVAFNNAGISPPEDDSILDTDLDAWRRVQEVNLTSVYLCCKAALPYMIEQGRGSIINTASFVAVMGAATSQISYSASKGGVLSMSRELGVQFARQGVRVNALCPGPVNTPLLQELFAKDAERAARRLVHVPMGRFGEPEEMANAVLFLASDESSFMTASTFLVDGGISGAYVTPL from the coding sequence ATGGCAGGACGTCTCGACGGCAAGGTCGCCGTCGTCACCGGCGGGTGCAGCGGCATCGGCCTCGCGACCGTGCAGCGCTTCGTCGAGGAGGGCGCCAAGGTCGTCATCGGCGACATCGACGACCGCCGCGGCCACGAGGTCGTGGGCCAGCTCGGTGGCACCGACCTGGTCACCTACGTCCGCGTGGACGTGACCGACAAGGAGCAGGTCGACGCGCTGTTCAAGACGGCCAAGGACACCTACGGCTCGGTCGACGTGGCCTTCAACAACGCCGGCATCAGCCCGCCCGAGGACGACTCGATCCTCGACACCGACCTCGACGCGTGGCGCAGGGTGCAGGAGGTCAACCTCACCAGCGTCTACCTGTGCTGCAAGGCGGCGCTGCCCTACATGATCGAGCAGGGGCGGGGCTCCATCATCAACACCGCGTCGTTCGTCGCGGTCATGGGCGCGGCCACCAGCCAGATCTCCTACTCCGCCTCCAAGGGCGGCGTGCTCTCGATGAGCCGCGAGCTCGGCGTGCAGTTCGCCCGCCAGGGCGTGCGCGTCAACGCGCTGTGCCCCGGACCGGTCAACACCCCGCTGCTGCAGGAGCTGTTCGCCAAGGACGCCGAGCGGGCCGCGCGCCGGCTCGTGCACGTCCCCATGGGCCGCTTCGGCGAGCCGGAGGAGATGGCCAACGCCGTGCTGTTCCTGGCCTCCGACGAGTCCAGCTTCATGACCGCCTCGACGTTCCTCGTCGACGGCGGCATCAGCGGCGCCTACGTCACGCCCCTCTGA
- a CDS encoding aldehyde dehydrogenase family protein: MSTHAVIDPATATTFAEVEMADLAATDAAIERAHAASASWRAVAPGERARLLRAFASVVDAHVEELAALEVRNAGHTLGNARWEAGNVRDCLNYYSATPERLFGRQIPVPGGIDVTFHEPLGVVGIIVPWNFPMPIMAWGMAPALAAGNTVVLKPAELTPLTAVRIGELALEAGLPEGVLTVVPGEGPVVGERFVTHPLVRKVCFTGSTAVGKRIMAGCADQVKRVTLELGGKSANIVFADADVAAAAASAPYAVFDNAGQDCCARSRILVERSAYDEFLGRLETAVAGMRVTNPADDDASEMGPLISALQRDRVQAHVDAAQVAFTGSVPDLPGFWVPPTVALTEDTTAPIWREEVFGPVVAVMPFDDEAHAVALANDSDYGLSGSIFTRDLGRALRVARGVESGNLSVNSHSAVRYWTPFGGFKQSGLGRELGPDAPEAFTETKNVFIADA; this comes from the coding sequence GTGTCCACCCACGCCGTGATCGACCCCGCCACCGCCACGACCTTCGCCGAGGTCGAGATGGCCGACCTGGCCGCCACCGACGCCGCCATCGAGCGCGCCCACGCGGCGTCCGCGAGCTGGCGGGCGGTGGCGCCCGGCGAGCGGGCCAGGCTGCTGCGGGCCTTCGCGTCGGTCGTCGACGCCCACGTCGAGGAGCTGGCGGCCCTGGAGGTCCGCAACGCGGGCCACACCCTGGGCAACGCGCGCTGGGAGGCCGGCAACGTCCGCGACTGCCTCAACTACTACAGCGCCACCCCCGAGCGGCTCTTCGGCCGCCAGATCCCGGTGCCGGGCGGCATCGACGTCACCTTCCACGAGCCGCTGGGCGTGGTCGGCATCATCGTGCCCTGGAACTTCCCGATGCCGATCATGGCGTGGGGGATGGCCCCCGCCCTGGCGGCCGGCAACACGGTGGTGCTCAAGCCCGCCGAGCTGACGCCGCTCACCGCCGTCCGCATCGGCGAGCTCGCGCTGGAGGCCGGGCTGCCCGAGGGCGTCCTGACCGTCGTCCCGGGCGAGGGCCCGGTGGTGGGGGAGCGCTTCGTCACCCACCCGCTCGTGCGCAAGGTCTGCTTCACCGGCTCCACCGCCGTCGGCAAGCGCATCATGGCCGGCTGCGCCGACCAGGTGAAGCGGGTGACCCTCGAGCTCGGCGGCAAGAGCGCCAACATCGTGTTCGCGGACGCCGACGTGGCCGCGGCGGCCGCCAGCGCGCCGTACGCCGTGTTCGACAACGCCGGCCAGGACTGCTGCGCCCGCTCGCGGATCCTCGTCGAGCGGTCGGCGTACGACGAGTTCCTGGGCCGCCTCGAGACCGCGGTCGCCGGGATGCGCGTGACCAACCCGGCCGACGACGACGCGAGCGAGATGGGGCCGCTCATCTCGGCCCTCCAGCGCGACCGGGTGCAGGCCCACGTCGACGCGGCGCAGGTCGCCTTCACCGGCAGCGTGCCGGACCTGCCGGGGTTCTGGGTGCCGCCGACCGTGGCGCTGACCGAGGACACCACCGCGCCGATCTGGCGCGAGGAGGTCTTCGGACCCGTCGTCGCCGTGATGCCCTTCGACGACGAGGCCCACGCCGTGGCGCTGGCCAACGACTCCGACTACGGCCTGTCCGGGTCGATCTTCACCCGCGACCTCGGCCGCGCGCTGCGCGTGGCCCGGGGCGTCGAGTCCGGCAACCTCAGCGTCAACTCCCACTCCGCGGTCCGCTACTGGACCCCCTTCGGTGGCTTCAAGCAGTCCGGCCTGGGCCGCGAGCTGGGGCCGGACGCCCCCGAGGCCTTCACCGAGACCAAGAACGTCTTCATCGCCGACGCCTGA
- a CDS encoding glutamine synthetase family protein, which produces MTRNDRHLTSEDLVTRIDAGSIDTVVVAFTDMQGRLQGKRLHAAYFRDHVLGHGTEGCNYLLGVDVDMNTVEGYAITSWERGYGDMEFVLDLDTIRLLPHLPATALIQCDLAWPDGSPVVQSPRSILQAQIDKAAERGWKAVAGTELEFIAFEDTYEQAFTSGYTGLTPVNQYNVDYSIAGTTRVEPLLRAIRNAMYDAGMDVESAKGECNFGQHEIGFLFADVLETADNHAVYKTAAKEIAAQHGQSLTFMAKYDEREGNSCHIHLSLRGLDDEIVFWDDDAQGRTALYSSFVAGILDGLADFTLLYAPNVNSYKRFADGSFAPTAIAWGEDNRTCAVRLVGHGAGARMENRVPGGDVNPYLAIAAMLACGLDGIERGLELEPPTEGNAYTSGKPTVPRTLRAAREAFATSELARRTLGDEVVDHYTNMADVELKAFEATVTDWERRRSFERM; this is translated from the coding sequence ATGACCCGCAACGACCGACACCTCACCAGCGAGGACCTCGTCACGCGCATCGACGCGGGCAGCATCGACACGGTGGTGGTGGCCTTCACCGACATGCAGGGCCGGCTGCAGGGCAAGCGCCTGCACGCGGCGTACTTCCGCGACCACGTGCTGGGCCACGGCACCGAGGGCTGCAACTACCTGCTCGGGGTCGACGTCGACATGAACACCGTCGAGGGCTACGCCATCACCTCCTGGGAGCGGGGGTACGGCGACATGGAGTTCGTCCTCGACCTCGACACCATCCGGCTGCTGCCCCACCTGCCCGCGACCGCGCTCATCCAGTGCGACCTGGCCTGGCCCGACGGCTCGCCGGTGGTGCAGAGCCCGCGCTCGATCCTGCAGGCCCAGATCGACAAGGCCGCCGAGCGCGGCTGGAAGGCCGTGGCCGGCACCGAGCTGGAGTTCATCGCCTTCGAGGACACCTACGAGCAGGCGTTCACCAGCGGCTACACCGGCCTGACGCCGGTCAACCAGTACAACGTCGACTACTCCATCGCCGGCACCACCCGGGTCGAGCCGCTGCTGCGGGCGATCCGCAACGCGATGTACGACGCGGGCATGGACGTCGAGAGCGCCAAGGGCGAGTGCAACTTCGGCCAGCACGAGATCGGCTTCCTGTTCGCCGACGTCCTGGAGACGGCCGACAACCACGCCGTCTACAAGACCGCCGCCAAGGAGATCGCCGCCCAGCACGGCCAGTCGTTGACCTTCATGGCGAAGTACGACGAGCGCGAGGGCAACTCGTGCCACATCCACCTCTCGCTGCGCGGGCTCGACGACGAGATCGTCTTCTGGGACGACGACGCGCAGGGCCGCACCGCCCTCTACAGCTCGTTCGTCGCCGGCATCCTCGACGGCCTGGCCGACTTCACGCTGCTCTACGCCCCCAACGTCAACTCCTACAAGCGCTTCGCCGACGGCTCCTTCGCGCCGACCGCGATCGCCTGGGGCGAGGACAACCGCACCTGCGCCGTGCGGCTGGTCGGCCACGGCGCCGGCGCCCGGATGGAGAACCGCGTGCCCGGCGGCGACGTCAATCCCTACCTGGCCATCGCCGCCATGCTGGCCTGCGGGCTCGACGGGATCGAGCGCGGCCTCGAGCTGGAGCCGCCGACCGAGGGCAACGCCTACACCTCGGGCAAGCCCACCGTGCCCCGCACGCTGCGGGCCGCGCGTGAGGCGTTCGCCACCTCCGAGCTGGCCCGCCGGACCCTGGGTGACGAGGTCGTCGACCACTACACCAACATGGCCGACGTCGAGCTGAAGGCCTTCGAGGCCACGGTCACCGACTGGGAGCGCCGGCGCAGCTTCGAACGCATGTGA
- a CDS encoding FadR/GntR family transcriptional regulator — MPPSAPAPLAVGHTLGEAVLRPVRGQHAFESCVEQLATAIRLGAYPRGSVLPPERELAERMGVSRATLREAMAALREAGLVETRRGRGGGTVVIKRPDLRTRTTARQQASRRAGWLDALDFRRVVEPGACALAATRAAGDPGAAAGLEDALAAVHAAGDPGSHRQADSRLHLHLAALSGSDRLMEAVTSVQASLDEMLRAIPSLETNIAHSHRQHDMIVRAVLAGDGPRARRAMEHHCDDTAALLRGLLG, encoded by the coding sequence GTGCCCCCGTCCGCCCCCGCGCCGCTCGCCGTCGGCCACACCCTGGGCGAGGCGGTGCTGCGTCCCGTCCGGGGCCAGCACGCCTTCGAGTCGTGCGTGGAGCAGCTGGCGACCGCGATCCGCCTCGGCGCCTACCCTCGGGGCAGCGTGCTGCCGCCCGAGCGCGAGCTCGCGGAGCGGATGGGCGTCTCGCGTGCGACGCTGCGCGAGGCGATGGCCGCCCTGCGCGAGGCGGGCCTGGTCGAGACCCGGCGCGGCCGCGGCGGCGGCACGGTCGTCATCAAGCGCCCCGACCTGCGCACCCGGACGACGGCGCGCCAGCAGGCGTCGCGGCGGGCCGGCTGGCTCGACGCGCTGGACTTCCGACGCGTCGTGGAGCCGGGCGCCTGCGCCCTGGCGGCCACCCGGGCGGCCGGGGACCCGGGTGCGGCCGCCGGGCTGGAGGACGCGCTCGCGGCGGTGCACGCCGCCGGCGACCCCGGCTCGCACCGGCAGGCCGACTCGCGCCTGCACCTGCACCTGGCCGCGCTCAGCGGCTCGGACCGGCTGATGGAGGCGGTGACCTCGGTGCAGGCGAGCCTGGACGAGATGCTGCGCGCGATCCCGTCGCTGGAGACCAACATCGCGCACTCGCACCGCCAGCACGACATGATCGTGCGAGCAGTCCTCGCCGGGGACGGCCCACGGGCGCGCCGCGCGATGGAGCACCACTGCGACGACACGGCCGCGCTGCTGCGCGGCCTCCTCGGCTAG